AATGTCGAACGGTCGTCCCACCACGGCGAATCCTTCGCCTCAGCCAAGCGTGGCAACGCGGCGTCGATCACGCGAGTCGACAGCGCGGTTTCGAAGAAACCATCGCCCAGCTCATCGCGCAGCGCAGCGTTGGCCAGCTCGAACAGGAACTGGTTGAACAGCGTGGCGCTGATGGAGTCCAGCGGGTAATCGCCTTTCCATGCACCCAGTTGTTCAAGCCATTTACGTTCCTGCGGGTCGCTGACGGTTTCGCGCAGGATCGGCAACAATGGCGCGAGCAGGCGCGGGCCATAGGCGGTGGTGGTGCCCAGTTGCAGTTTTTGGGTGGTCTGGAGATCCCACTTGGCCTGCTTGTCGCCCAACTGCTGGTCAAGTTGCTGGCCACGGTCGGGAAGATTGTAGTAACCCGGAATCTCGATCCCGCTGGCCGGCACCGGCTGGAAATTCGCCGAGAGAACGTAGCCTCGGGCCGGATTTTCTTCCTGGGGATTGCTGCTGAAAGGATAGAAACCGTCTTTTTCCGCTTCTGCGCCGCTGCCATCGAGGATGAAACCGGGCTTCACGCCAGCCTGGCGCTTAGGCAATTGCGCCGCAGCCCACCAGCCGATATCGCCCTTGGCATTGGCCCAGACCACATTCAGCCCCGGCGCATGGATCTTGGCCGATGCGCCGCGGGCCTTGGCGAGGGTGTCGGCGCGGTTGAGCTCGTAGAACGCTTCGAGGATCGGATTGCGGCTTTCCAGAAATCCCCACCACATGGCAATCGGCGTCTTGCCGGCATTCGCGCCGAGGGCGTCATTGACGATCGGGCCATGGGGCGACTGGCGCAGCACCAGCGTCACCGGCGCCTGGCCCTTGACGGCGATCTGCTGTTCGCTGCGGGTCATGTCCACCCACTGGTCGCGGTACCAGACTTGCTCTGGGTTGTCGGGGTTGATCTTCTCGGCGATCAGGTCCAGGTCGTCGTTCTGGAACATGGTGATGCTCCAGCCGAAATCCTTGTTCATGCCCAACGAGGCAAACGGCATCAACGCCTGATACTGGCCGTAGAGTTCAAAGCCCGGCGCCGACAGGTGCGCCTCGTACCACACCGACGGCGCGGAAAAGCGAATGTGCGGGTCGCCGGCCAACAAGGGCTTGCCGCTGTGGGTGCGGCTGCCGGAGACCGCCCACGCATTGCTGCCCTCGAACTGCGGCAGCCCATTATCGGCCAAGGCCTGCTCGCTCAGGCGCGCCAGGGCGTTGAGGCCTGTCCAGTCGGAAGCGGACAACGACGGAGCGGTTTGCGCGTCAGGGGCGAGCACGCCGTTGGGCTGCCAGTCGAGGTCGAAAATATCCAGGTAGTCGGCGCCGAGCTTGTCGCGCACGTAAGTCAGCAGGGGTTCGGTGCGAAAGGCGGCGGCAAAGCTGTACGCCATGTAGCCGACGATGCTGGCGGTATCTTCAGCGGTGAACGGGCGCTTGGGAATGCCCAGTACATCGAACTCCAGCGGCCGGGCATGGGTTTGCTGATAAGTGTTGATGCCGTCCAGGTACGCCTGGGTCGCGATCCAGGCCGGGGACTGGCGATCCTGCTCGGCAACGTAGCTGGCGGCGCGCTCACGAATGCGCAGGCTGCGCATCAGCTTGTCGGTGTCGAGCAGCTTCGGCCCGAGGATTTCCGCCAGTTCACCACGGGCGAGGCGACGCATGATTTCCATCTGGAACAGCCGGTCCTGGGCATGGACATAACCGAGGGCGCGATACAGGTCAGTTTCGTTCTCGGCGCGGATATGCGGCACGCCGCGCTCGTCGTAGCGCACCGTCACCGAGCCCTGCAGCCCTTGCACTTGCACGGTGCCCTGGCGGGTCGGCTGCTTGCTGTAGAGGTAGCCGCCCGCGACGATGACGGCGGTGACGACCAGTGACAGGAAGGCGATGAGGGTGCGTTTCATGAAAAATTCCATTTCCTAATTGCCGAAGGTTATCGATAAACAACGTAGAGCATTGATCTAAAACAAACAATAGCCCGTTAAGTGACTAGATTCCTACAAGAACAAAACTTGTCTTAGGAAGCATCCCGCATGTCTATCGGAATTGCACTACAAGAATAATGTTGCTGGTGCTTTCATATCTAATCTATAAAAGATGAATGGTTTTTCAATGCGTTCTGGTCGGCGATTTGGGGCGCAGGTTAGTGATAGTGGTGGAAGTCAGATGATAAGTGTCAAAGAGATAAGGGAAGACGTAGGAAGAATGAAGGCTAACTTATCCGCAAGGGGGCTAAGCTTTGATTTGGATCGGTTTCTCTCTTTATATGACGATGTGAAGTCGCATAAACAGAAGATCGAGGAAGTGCAGTGCAAGCTGAATGCAGTTTCTAAGATTATAAAAGATGGTCTATGGAAGGACGACTCTCAGTCGATGCTCTCCGATGCGTCAGTACTGAAGGGCTATATCCTGCGCGCCAAGGAGTCTTATAACTTGCTAATTGAGGAGTTTGATTTGCTTTCGCGGCAACTGCCCAATTGGACCTCCCCAGACGTACCTGTGGGGAAAACTGATGATGATAATTTAACCATCAAATATAAGGGGCAGATTCCAGAATTCGATTTTTCTCATAAGGACCATGTTCAGTTAGGTCAGGAATTAGATCTAATCGATTTTGATTCGGGTACGAAAGTAGCGGGTTCAAAGTTTTATTTTTTGAAGAATCAGGCTGTATTTCTCCAGCACGCACTTAAGAGTTTTATTTTTAATAAGGCATTGAGAGCTGGATTCACGCCATTGCAAACTCCGGATGTCTCTTTTAATCACATTTTGGAAGGTGTTGGCTTCGCTCCAAAAGGTGACGAAAGTAACACTTATGGTCTCGAGGGTCTGGATAAAAGTCTTATTGCTACTGCTGAAATATGCGTTGCCGGGATGCATGCTGGGGAGGTTATTGATGAATCTAGATTGCCTCTGCTCTACATCGCTGAAAGTCATTGTTTTAGGCGTGAAGCTGGCGCTTCCGGGAGATCCAGTAAAGGGCTTTATAGAGTCCATCAGTTTGAGAAATTGGAGCTGTTTGTCATATGCAAGCCGGAGGACAGTGCTAAATATCATGACAAGATTCTTGAGCTGCAAGAGGAGATCTATGGTGAGTTGGGTATTCCCTATAAGGTCGTAATAAACTGCACTGGGGATTTAGGGGCGCCAGCATATAAAAAATATGATATTGAAGCGTGGATGCCAGGGAAAGGTATCGCCGGGGAGTACGGTGAGATTACTTCCGCCAGTAACTGTACCGACTATCAGGCTCGGCGACTGAATATCAAGTACAGAGATTCTGCTTCAAAAACTAATCGGTATGTTCATACTCTTAACGGTACTGCATCTGCGTTGGGCAGAACGATGGTGGCCATTTTAGAAAATTATCAGTGTGCTGATGGTTCGGTGAAAATGCCTGAAGCGCTGAAGCGTTACCTTGACTTTGACCAGATTGCGCCAGTGGTCAACGACTCCCATAGAGCATAAGCCTGGGCGGAGCAAACCCATCTTTTACTTGAGGTGGGTTTGCTCATTTGCTCGACTCAGCCCAAGGACAATAACAACCCACCGCCATCGTGTGCGTCGCATCGACCGCCCGGCCGACGCTAAGGGCTTCGAGAATCGGTTCGATAAAGCTGTTGCTGGAGTTGCAAGTCAGGCCTTCGCTGTAAGGACCGAAATACGCCAGCTTGCCGCTGCGGTCCCAGATTGCTACGGCCGGGCTGGCGGGAATCTGGCTCGATCCGGGAAGCGCCGGGAGGGTTTTCAAGTTGCTCAACGTGGCGGGCAGCCGACCTTGGCTGCCCGTTTTTTGTACCGTATAAAACTCGACGCCTTGCGGTGCATATTTGTCGACCAGTTCGGACAGGTGTTGCTGGTTGCCGACATTGCATGGACAGGCCGGATCCCAGAAATGCACCAGGCGGATCGCGCCCGGGCCGGCCAGGTCGGCGGGCAGGCTTAGAGGGTCACCGGAAAAGACCGCCGTATGTTGGCTGAACGCCCGCAGGAAACGTCCCTGGAACCAGTCGTAGGCGAACCACAGCATGACGGCGCACCCTAGGGCGAGGAAGCAGGCAAGCAAGGTCGGGCGGTGGGACGGGCGCATGGAGTCGATCCTCTGAAGCCGCGTAGCTTGCCATGCCCGGCGCGACAGATGAATATCACACACCTATAAAGCCTGTTTTCGCGCGATGCGCATTTGCCTGGACTATTGATGCCCGCCTCTTTCGACCCTGATTACCTGCGCGCCAGCCTGCAACCCTTGGCGCATTGGCAGCCGTTGTCTGCACAAGCGCAGGCCTACCAGCATTTCTATGGACTCGACTTTGCGACGCGCACCTTGCGCAGGGGCCTGGGCCGTTTCGAAATACCGGGATTCGAGCTGGTTAGCCAGGTCTGGTGGCCGGAAAAGGCCGTGGCGACGTTGTTCGTCTTTCATGGTTACTACGATCACATGGGACTGTATCGGCACCTGATCGAATGGGCGCTGGAACAGCAGTTTGTGGTGATCAGCTGCGATTTGCCAGGGCATGGCCTGTCCAGCGGCGAACGCGCCAGCATCGGCGATTTCGCTGATTACCAAGCGACGTTGCAAGGTCTGCTGAGTGAAGCCCAGACACTGGGTTTGCCGCAACCCTGGCACCTGTGCGGACAGAGCACCGGCGGAGCCATCGTGGTGGACCATGTCCTCAACCATGGCGTGGACAGTCCGGCCCAGGGTCAGGTCATCCTGCTGTCGCCGCTGGTTCGGCCACGAGCCTGGGGCTGGTCGCGCCTGAGCTATTACTTGCTCAAGCCTTTTGTGACTGGCATCGCCCGGCGTTTCAGCGAGAACTCCAGCGATCCGGATTTCCTGCCGTTCCTGCAGGCCGATCCGCTGCAACCGCTGCGCTTGCCCACCGCGTGGGTCGGTGCGCTAGGGCAATGGATCAAGCGCATCGAGGCAGCGCCGAGCAGTTCGCGCCAACCCTTGATCGTGCAGGGGCAGGCTGACATGACGGTGGATTGGCGGCATAACCTGCAAGTGCTGCGCGGCAAGTTTGATCGGCCACAGGTCATGATGTTGCCTGAGGGGCGGCATCACCTGGCAAATGAAACGCTGGCGATGCGCGAAGAGATGTTCGGGTTCTTGACCCAGCGGATGAGTGTGAACGGGCGAAGCTGAAGTTCTACTGCCCCAGGCTTTGCCCCACCGCCAACCCCGCCCGAATCGCCTCCAGGGCCGCTTTGTAATAAGCCTGGCCCTCGGCCGATTCGGCGAACGTCGCGAACTCTTCCAGCTCGGTATCGCTCAAGTCGCGGTAGACGTACAGCAGCGTGTTGTTCAGGTCCGTGCCGATCTGGTCCATCAGGCGCTGGCGTTGGCCATTCAACATGCCTTGGGCCTGGCCGCCGCCGAGCAGGCCGGGAATCATCGAGCTCAGGCTGTCGGCCGCCACACCGGCGATGGCCAGGCTGACCTCGGCGCCGGCTTCGCGGGCGGGCAGGGCCTGGGCCAAATGGCCGATGATCAGCAAGCGATTGTCGCTGGCCTGCATCTTGGGCAGGCCCTTGGCGTTCTTCGCCAATTGATCGCGGCGGGTGGCGAGCAGTTCGGCCGCGACAACCTTGCGACCCAGCGGTGACTGGAAAAAGGTCAGGGCCGGGTTCGGGTCGGATAGGTTCTTGCGCAACTGAGCCTCGGCCCGTTGATCCATGGCCTGGGGGGCGAAACGTTGATTGCTGTTGTTCACCAGCGCCTGGAAGACGGCGGGCGGCAGGCTGCTCTGGTATCGCTGCTGCGCGGCGTTCAAGGCGTCATTGAAATGCGCCCGTTGTTCCGGCCAGCCGGCGACCTTGTACAACTGGTCGTAGCTGTCTGCCCAGGCGGGCAACACGCAGAACATCAACAGTGAGAAAAGCAAACGGCGCATAGGGACTCCTGTCAGCAGCCGACTATTCTCCGTGGGGGGCGGGAACTTGTCGAGAATTCGTATCAAGTTCGTACGGCGGTGCTACTTCGGTCGGCCAACCTGCTGCGCGGCGCTGTCGGTTTTTCAGGCACAGGAATACTATGCGCGCCATGCAAATACCTTCTGATCATCCGTTGCTGTTACGTATCGTCGACGACCTGGCCGAGCACGGTTGGTCGCAGCAGAATATCTTCCTGCCCGATGCGCTGACGCGCGCCCTGGCGACCGAGTGCCGTCAGCGCGCCGCCGAGGGCGAACTGGCTCCAGCCGCCGTTGGGCGCGGGCCGTTTTCGCAGATCCGTGAAGGAATCCGGGGTGATCGCATCCAATGGATCGAGCCCGGCCAGGTGCAAGCCTGCGATCGTTACCTGGCGCTGATGGACAGCCTGCGCGAGGCCTTGAACCGTGGGCTGTTCCTGGGGCTGGAGGATTTTGAAAGCCACTTCGCCCTGTATCCGCCGGGAGCGTTTTATCTCAAGCACGTCGACCGCTTCCGTGACGATGATCGACGCATAGTCTCGGCGGTGCTCTATCTCAATGACGCTTGGCTGCCGGAGCATGGCGGCCAATTGCGCATGTACCTGGACGAAGGTGTGGCCCACGATGTGGTGCCCACGGGCGGATGCCTGGTGGTGTTCTTATCGGGGGAGATTCCCCATGAAGTGCTGCCGGCCACGCGTGACCGCCTGTCTTTGACCGGTTGGTTCCGACGCCGCGGCAACGAGCTGTTCTGAACATGGAAAAGATTCTCGTCAGTCGCTGCCTGCTCGGCCACCGCGTGCGCTACGACGGTGGCGCCAGTGGCCCATTCGACCGGCTCCAGCAATGGCTCGACGAAGGCCGGGTCGTGGCGCTGTGCCCGGAAGTCGCCGGCGGCTTGCCTACGCCTCGGGCGGCGGCGGAGATTCCCGGCGGACAGGGCGCGCAGGTGCTTGATGGCGATGCGGCGGTGATCACGACCGACGGCGAGGATCTCAGCGCGCAGTTTCTCTCGGGTGCGCATCAGGCGTTGGACCTGGTGCGGGAACACGGCATCCGGATCGCCGTGCTCAAGGCCAACAGCCCCTCGTGCGGCAACCTGCTGACTTATGACGGTACGTTCAGTGGTGTGAAGGTTCGTGGCGAAGGCGTGACGGCGGCTTTGCTCAAGCGCAACGGCGTCTTGGTGTTCAGCGAGTTGGAGCTGGCTGAAGCGGCGTTGGCGCTCAAGGCGCAGGGCGCAGAATAGCAGCCCCAGATCTGCTTTTTTGTGGCGAGGGGATTTATCCCCGCGGGGTCGCGAAGCGGCCCCTGCTTTTCTATCCGATAAACGCCGGCGCTCGATATTTTTTTGGGGCCGCTTCGCACCCCAGCGGGGATAAATCCCCTCGCCACAGAAGTTTGTCCCTTAGAGCTCCTCGGCCAATTGCTCGATCTGCTCCTGCCGTTCAGCCTGGCTCAATTTTGGCTGGGGATTGAGCGACGACCATTGCGGATACGCCCGAGCCTTGCTCAACGCCTCGGGCAGCTTGCCTTCGCGCCAGGTCTTGTCCTGGGGCGCGTCGATGCGGATGCTGTCCATCGCCGCATGGCCGCGCTGATTGATCGCTTGCAGCAATTGCCGCTGACGCAAGGCCAGCAGGCGCAGCACGTTGTCGTCCACCGTCAACTCCCGCTGGCCCTTGAGCTTGCCCATCAATCGGTTGCCATAGCTGCGGGCCGTTTGCAGCGCGCCGCCGGCAATCGCCCCGGCCAGGGCGGCGGCGCCAAGGGTCAGGCCACCCACCAGCAAGTCCACGCCAGCACCCGCCGCCGCGCCCGCCGCGATCCCGCCACCGACCCGCACGCCCAACTGCTTGAGCGTGTCGGGATTGAATAGATCATCGCCCCAGCGGCCGTCCAGCAGCGGTAAATCGCTGGCGGCTGCATCTTGCGGGCGGAAGGCATAGAGCTTGAGCAAGGCCTCGACGCAGCGCTGCTCCCGCTGACGCACGGCGTTGCGCAATTGACCGATGGCCTCGCGTTCCAGGTCGGCTTCGCTGGCGACGCTACGTCGGCAGGCGGCGCAGTCGATCAGCAGTTCGGCGATCAATCGCTTCGCGCTCTGCTGGCGAGCCAGGCGCTGGGCCTGTTGATCGACGATCAGGCGCTCCAAGGGTTCGCGGGCGCTTTCCAGCAGCAGCGCGAGGCTTTCATAGAGCCGGCGTTCGCC
The Pseudomonas marvdashtae genome window above contains:
- a CDS encoding DUF523 domain-containing protein translates to MEKILVSRCLLGHRVRYDGGASGPFDRLQQWLDEGRVVALCPEVAGGLPTPRAAAEIPGGQGAQVLDGDAAVITTDGEDLSAQFLSGAHQALDLVREHGIRIAVLKANSPSCGNLLTYDGTFSGVKVRGEGVTAALLKRNGVLVFSELELAEAALALKAQGAE
- a CDS encoding GTPase/DUF3482 domain-containing protein; its protein translation is MTDSIKPLKLAVVGHTNVGKTSLLRTLTRDVGFGEVSHRPSTTRHVEGARLSVDGQALLELYDTPGLEDAIALLDYLERLERPGERLDGPARLARFLEGSEARQRFEQEAKVLRQLLASDAGLYVIDAREPVLAKYRDELEVLASCGKPLLPVLNFVSSAHHREPDWREALARLGLHALVRFDSVAPPEDGERRLYESLALLLESAREPLERLIVDQQAQRLARQQSAKRLIAELLIDCAACRRSVASEADLEREAIGQLRNAVRQREQRCVEALLKLYAFRPQDAAASDLPLLDGRWGDDLFNPDTLKQLGVRVGGGIAAGAAAGAGVDLLVGGLTLGAAALAGAIAGGALQTARSYGNRLMGKLKGQRELTVDDNVLRLLALRQRQLLQAINQRGHAAMDSIRIDAPQDKTWREGKLPEALSKARAYPQWSSLNPQPKLSQAERQEQIEQLAEEL
- a CDS encoding 2OG-Fe(II) oxygenase; its protein translation is MRAMQIPSDHPLLLRIVDDLAEHGWSQQNIFLPDALTRALATECRQRAAEGELAPAAVGRGPFSQIREGIRGDRIQWIEPGQVQACDRYLALMDSLREALNRGLFLGLEDFESHFALYPPGAFYLKHVDRFRDDDRRIVSAVLYLNDAWLPEHGGQLRMYLDEGVAHDVVPTGGCLVVFLSGEIPHEVLPATRDRLSLTGWFRRRGNELF
- the serS gene encoding serine--tRNA ligase, which codes for MRSGRRFGAQVSDSGGSQMISVKEIREDVGRMKANLSARGLSFDLDRFLSLYDDVKSHKQKIEEVQCKLNAVSKIIKDGLWKDDSQSMLSDASVLKGYILRAKESYNLLIEEFDLLSRQLPNWTSPDVPVGKTDDDNLTIKYKGQIPEFDFSHKDHVQLGQELDLIDFDSGTKVAGSKFYFLKNQAVFLQHALKSFIFNKALRAGFTPLQTPDVSFNHILEGVGFAPKGDESNTYGLEGLDKSLIATAEICVAGMHAGEVIDESRLPLLYIAESHCFRREAGASGRSSKGLYRVHQFEKLELFVICKPEDSAKYHDKILELQEEIYGELGIPYKVVINCTGDLGAPAYKKYDIEAWMPGKGIAGEYGEITSASNCTDYQARRLNIKYRDSASKTNRYVHTLNGTASALGRTMVAILENYQCADGSVKMPEALKRYLDFDQIAPVVNDSHRA
- a CDS encoding DUF6436 domain-containing protein is translated as MRPSHRPTLLACFLALGCAVMLWFAYDWFQGRFLRAFSQHTAVFSGDPLSLPADLAGPGAIRLVHFWDPACPCNVGNQQHLSELVDKYAPQGVEFYTVQKTGSQGRLPATLSNLKTLPALPGSSQIPASPAVAIWDRSGKLAYFGPYSEGLTCNSSNSFIEPILEALSVGRAVDATHTMAVGCYCPWAESSK
- a CDS encoding alpha/beta hydrolase; the encoded protein is MPASFDPDYLRASLQPLAHWQPLSAQAQAYQHFYGLDFATRTLRRGLGRFEIPGFELVSQVWWPEKAVATLFVFHGYYDHMGLYRHLIEWALEQQFVVISCDLPGHGLSSGERASIGDFADYQATLQGLLSEAQTLGLPQPWHLCGQSTGGAIVVDHVLNHGVDSPAQGQVILLSPLVRPRAWGWSRLSYYLLKPFVTGIARRFSENSSDPDFLPFLQADPLQPLRLPTAWVGALGQWIKRIEAAPSSSRQPLIVQGQADMTVDWRHNLQVLRGKFDRPQVMMLPEGRHHLANETLAMREEMFGFLTQRMSVNGRS
- a CDS encoding DUF2059 domain-containing protein, yielding MRRLLFSLLMFCVLPAWADSYDQLYKVAGWPEQRAHFNDALNAAQQRYQSSLPPAVFQALVNNSNQRFAPQAMDQRAEAQLRKNLSDPNPALTFFQSPLGRKVVAAELLATRRDQLAKNAKGLPKMQASDNRLLIIGHLAQALPAREAGAEVSLAIAGVAADSLSSMIPGLLGGGQAQGMLNGQRQRLMDQIGTDLNNTLLYVYRDLSDTELEEFATFAESAEGQAYYKAALEAIRAGLAVGQSLGQ
- a CDS encoding penicillin acylase family protein produces the protein MKRTLIAFLSLVVTAVIVAGGYLYSKQPTRQGTVQVQGLQGSVTVRYDERGVPHIRAENETDLYRALGYVHAQDRLFQMEIMRRLARGELAEILGPKLLDTDKLMRSLRIRERAASYVAEQDRQSPAWIATQAYLDGINTYQQTHARPLEFDVLGIPKRPFTAEDTASIVGYMAYSFAAAFRTEPLLTYVRDKLGADYLDIFDLDWQPNGVLAPDAQTAPSLSASDWTGLNALARLSEQALADNGLPQFEGSNAWAVSGSRTHSGKPLLAGDPHIRFSAPSVWYEAHLSAPGFELYGQYQALMPFASLGMNKDFGWSITMFQNDDLDLIAEKINPDNPEQVWYRDQWVDMTRSEQQIAVKGQAPVTLVLRQSPHGPIVNDALGANAGKTPIAMWWGFLESRNPILEAFYELNRADTLAKARGASAKIHAPGLNVVWANAKGDIGWWAAAQLPKRQAGVKPGFILDGSGAEAEKDGFYPFSSNPQEENPARGYVLSANFQPVPASGIEIPGYYNLPDRGQQLDQQLGDKQAKWDLQTTQKLQLGTTTAYGPRLLAPLLPILRETVSDPQERKWLEQLGAWKGDYPLDSISATLFNQFLFELANAALRDELGDGFFETALSTRVIDAALPRLAEAKDSPWWDDRSTLGTETRADTVIKAWTKTLVHLKATLGEDASQWQWGKAHTLAHGHPLGQQKPLDRIFNVGPFAAPGTHEVPNNLSAKIGPAPWPVTYGPSTRRIIDFGDPTHSLTINPVGQSGVPFDKHYEDQAEAYIEGLYHQAHLAEEEVTANSRGTLKLLPAGAQ